A single region of the Arthrobacter sp. PAMC25564 genome encodes:
- the glyA gene encoding serine hydroxymethyltransferase gives MGTTAFQQVVSRSLDADLSVLDPEVASRIDAELGRQRDGLEMIASENHTAVAVMQAQGSVLTNKYAEGYPGKRYYGGCEHVDVIEQLAIDRVKALFGAGFANVQPHSGAQANASVMHALIKPGDTIMGLNLAHGGHLTHGMKINFSGRLYHVVPYQVREDDHRIDMAEVERLALETRPALIVAGWSAYARQLDFAEFRRIADLVGAYLMVDMAHFAGLVAAGLHPSPVPHAHVTTSTTHKTLAGPRGGIILSNDADIAKKINSAVFPGQQGGPLEHVIAGKAVAFKIAASPEFKERQERVLAGARILADRLARDDVTAKGINVVSGGTDVHLVLVDLRDCELDGQQAEDRLAAIDITVNRNAVPFDPRPPMVTSGLRIGTPALATRGFGEAAFAEVADIIAEALMADAGADLSGLRTRVEALAAAHPLYPSVANLG, from the coding sequence ATGGGAACGACGGCGTTCCAGCAGGTGGTTTCCCGGTCCCTGGATGCGGATCTGTCGGTCCTGGATCCGGAGGTCGCGTCCCGGATTGATGCGGAGCTGGGCCGGCAGCGGGACGGGCTGGAGATGATCGCCTCGGAGAACCACACCGCGGTGGCTGTGATGCAGGCGCAGGGCTCGGTGCTGACGAACAAGTATGCCGAGGGGTACCCGGGCAAGCGCTACTACGGCGGCTGCGAGCACGTGGACGTGATCGAACAGCTCGCCATTGACCGGGTCAAGGCCCTGTTCGGTGCCGGGTTCGCGAACGTCCAGCCGCACTCCGGCGCGCAGGCGAACGCCTCGGTGATGCACGCGTTGATCAAGCCCGGGGACACCATCATGGGCCTGAACCTGGCCCACGGCGGGCACCTGACCCACGGGATGAAGATCAACTTCTCCGGCAGGCTCTACCACGTTGTCCCGTACCAGGTCCGCGAGGATGACCACCGGATCGACATGGCCGAGGTGGAGCGCCTGGCGCTGGAGACCAGGCCGGCCCTGATCGTGGCCGGCTGGTCCGCGTACGCCCGGCAGCTGGATTTTGCGGAGTTCCGTAGGATCGCCGATCTGGTGGGCGCGTACCTGATGGTGGACATGGCGCACTTCGCCGGCCTGGTGGCCGCGGGCCTGCACCCGTCCCCGGTGCCGCACGCCCACGTCACCACCTCCACGACGCACAAGACCCTCGCCGGTCCGCGCGGCGGGATCATCCTGAGCAACGACGCGGACATCGCGAAGAAGATCAACTCCGCGGTGTTCCCGGGCCAGCAGGGCGGACCGCTGGAGCACGTCATCGCCGGCAAGGCGGTGGCCTTCAAGATCGCCGCGTCCCCGGAGTTCAAGGAACGCCAGGAACGTGTGCTGGCCGGTGCCAGGATCCTGGCCGACCGCCTGGCCCGGGACGACGTCACCGCGAAGGGGATCAACGTGGTCTCCGGCGGCACCGACGTCCATCTGGTCCTGGTGGACCTGCGCGACTGCGAGCTGGATGGCCAGCAGGCCGAGGACCGCCTGGCCGCGATTGACATCACCGTGAACCGCAACGCCGTGCCGTTCGACCCGCGCCCGCCGATGGTCACCTCGGGCCTGCGGATCGGCACCCCGGCCCTGGCCACCCGCGGCTTCGGCGAGGCTGCCTTCGCCGAGGTCGCGGACATCATCGCCGAGGCCCTGATGGCCGACGCCGGCGCGGACCTCTCCGGCCTGCGCACCCGGGTGGAGGCCCTCGCCGCCGCCCACCCGCTCTACCCCTCGGTTGCCAACCTCGGCTGA
- the gcvT gene encoding glycine cleavage system aminomethyltransferase GcvT produces MTENYTALYEEHKKLGASFTDFGGWQMPLKYSSELAEHHAVRKSAGLFDLSHMGEVWVTGPEAGAFLDYALVGKLSAIADGKAKYSLICNADGGIIDDLITYRFGDEKYLVVPNAGNAKVVAAALAERAANFDVTVEDASAATSLIAVQGPKAEAILLKLTDEAQHALITELKYYAFNELTVAGHDVILARTGYTGEDGFELFVPNDGAADLWAKVAEAGAEFGIIPCGLASRDSLRLEAGMPLYGNELSLERSPFDAGLGPVVALKSKEGDFVGRSALEAAKEAGSKRKLVGLKGLGRRAGRGHYPVLKDGAVVGEVTSGQPSPTLGYPVAMAYVDVEHAEPGTALDIDLRGKAEPFEVVTLPFYKRQK; encoded by the coding sequence ATGACTGAGAACTACACGGCTCTCTACGAAGAGCACAAGAAACTCGGTGCCTCCTTCACCGATTTCGGTGGCTGGCAGATGCCGCTGAAGTACAGCTCCGAGCTGGCCGAGCACCACGCCGTCCGCAAGTCCGCAGGCTTGTTCGACCTCTCCCACATGGGCGAAGTCTGGGTCACCGGCCCCGAAGCCGGCGCTTTCCTGGACTACGCCCTGGTCGGGAAACTCTCCGCCATTGCGGACGGCAAGGCCAAATACTCGCTCATCTGCAACGCCGACGGCGGCATCATCGATGACCTCATCACCTACCGTTTCGGTGACGAGAAGTACCTGGTGGTCCCCAACGCCGGCAACGCCAAGGTCGTCGCAGCTGCCCTGGCCGAGCGCGCAGCGAACTTCGACGTGACGGTGGAGGACGCCTCCGCGGCGACCTCGCTGATCGCCGTGCAGGGTCCCAAGGCCGAGGCCATCCTGCTCAAGCTCACCGATGAGGCCCAGCACGCGCTGATCACCGAGCTGAAGTACTACGCGTTCAACGAGCTCACCGTGGCCGGCCACGACGTCATCCTGGCCCGCACCGGTTACACCGGCGAGGACGGCTTCGAGCTCTTTGTACCGAACGACGGCGCCGCTGACCTGTGGGCAAAGGTCGCCGAAGCAGGGGCCGAGTTCGGCATCATCCCGTGCGGCCTCGCCTCCCGCGACTCGCTCCGGCTCGAGGCCGGCATGCCGCTGTACGGCAACGAGCTGTCCCTCGAGCGCTCACCGTTCGACGCCGGCCTGGGCCCGGTTGTGGCGCTCAAGAGCAAGGAAGGCGACTTCGTGGGCCGCTCCGCGCTGGAAGCAGCCAAGGAAGCCGGTTCCAAGCGCAAGCTGGTCGGATTGAAGGGCCTGGGACGCCGTGCCGGCCGCGGCCACTACCCGGTCCTCAAGGACGGCGCAGTGGTTGGCGAAGTCACCTCCGGCCAGCCCTCACCCACCCTCGGCTACCCGGTCGCGATGGCCTACGTCGACGTCGAGCACGCCGAACCGGGCACCGCCCTGGACATCGACCTCCGGGGCAAGGCAGAGCCCTTCGAGGTTGTAACCCTGCCGTTCTACAAGCGCCAAAAGTAG
- the gcvH gene encoding glycine cleavage system protein GcvH, which produces MAKVAAELKYSAEHEWIATDGSGPSVVGVSAVAAEALGDIVYVDLPEVGATVTAGETCGEIESTKSVSDLYSPVTGEVIEVNDGVVSDPAVINSDPYGAGWLFKVTVTEEGPLLSAADYAAANGGEL; this is translated from the coding sequence ATGGCTAAAGTAGCTGCTGAACTGAAATACTCCGCCGAGCACGAGTGGATCGCCACTGATGGCTCCGGCCCGTCCGTAGTTGGCGTGTCCGCTGTTGCCGCTGAGGCCCTCGGCGACATCGTGTACGTGGACCTGCCCGAGGTCGGCGCGACGGTGACCGCTGGCGAAACCTGCGGCGAGATCGAGTCCACGAAGTCTGTTTCGGACCTGTACTCCCCGGTCACGGGCGAGGTCATCGAGGTCAATGACGGCGTCGTCAGCGATCCGGCAGTCATCAATTCCGACCCGTACGGTGCGGGCTGGCTGTTCAAGGTGACCGTGACGGAAGAGGGTCCGCTGCTGTCGGCCGCGGACTATGCTGCAGCCAACGGCGGCGAACTGTGA
- a CDS encoding MFS transporter, whose translation MTAAHPATPATAKRRLPPGALKAYIASLTGTSLEYYDFAIYSVASALVFPKIFFPGNNEFVGLLLSFSAFAVGYLARPIGGVIFGRLGDKIGRKQVLVATLMLIGAATVLIGVLPDYSVIGVAAPILLVLLRLAQGIGVGGEWGGAVLLSSEFGNASKRGFWSSAAQIGPPAGNLMANGVLALLAATLTNTEFLSWGWRVAFLASALLVVFGLLIRLKLEETPVFKAIQAHGEAPKAPIKEVFTKEPRALVAAALSRVCPDVLYALFTVFVAVYATKELGMTTGNVLGAILIGSAFQLGLIPAAGALTDRFNRRLVYGIAAAGTAVYIPLFFLMIQGRSVLMLTIGVVIGLAFHAFMYGPQAAYITEQFPARLRYAGSSLAYTLAGVIGGAVAPLIFTALYAATGNWYLIAGYLLLASVVTVVGLALGRNPQTQEEERLLQEARA comes from the coding sequence ATGACCGCAGCACACCCGGCCACCCCGGCCACTGCCAAGAGGAGGCTGCCGCCCGGCGCCCTGAAGGCCTACATCGCCAGCCTCACCGGCACCTCGCTGGAGTACTACGACTTCGCGATCTACTCCGTGGCCTCGGCCCTCGTATTCCCCAAGATCTTCTTCCCCGGCAACAACGAGTTTGTCGGCCTCCTGCTCTCCTTCTCCGCGTTCGCCGTCGGCTACCTGGCCCGCCCTATCGGCGGCGTCATCTTCGGCCGGCTCGGTGACAAGATCGGCCGCAAGCAGGTCCTCGTCGCCACCCTTATGCTGATCGGTGCCGCCACTGTGCTGATTGGCGTGCTTCCGGATTACTCGGTCATCGGCGTCGCAGCCCCCATCCTGCTGGTCCTGTTGCGGCTGGCCCAGGGCATCGGCGTCGGCGGCGAATGGGGCGGTGCCGTCCTGCTGTCCAGCGAATTCGGCAACGCCAGCAAGCGCGGCTTCTGGTCCTCGGCAGCACAGATCGGGCCGCCCGCCGGAAACCTGATGGCCAATGGCGTCCTGGCGCTGCTCGCCGCCACCCTGACCAACACGGAATTCCTGTCCTGGGGCTGGCGCGTGGCCTTCCTGGCCTCCGCCCTGCTGGTGGTCTTCGGTCTGCTGATCCGGCTCAAGCTGGAGGAAACCCCCGTATTCAAGGCCATCCAGGCCCACGGTGAGGCGCCGAAGGCCCCCATCAAAGAGGTCTTCACCAAGGAACCCCGCGCCCTCGTGGCCGCCGCGCTGTCCCGTGTCTGCCCCGACGTGCTGTACGCCCTCTTCACCGTCTTTGTGGCCGTCTACGCCACCAAGGAACTTGGCATGACCACGGGCAACGTGCTCGGCGCCATCCTGATCGGCTCCGCGTTCCAGCTGGGGCTGATCCCCGCGGCCGGCGCCCTCACGGACCGCTTCAACCGCCGCCTCGTCTACGGCATCGCGGCCGCCGGCACCGCCGTGTACATCCCGCTGTTCTTCCTGATGATCCAGGGCAGGTCCGTCCTGATGCTGACCATCGGCGTCGTGATCGGCCTGGCCTTCCACGCCTTCATGTACGGTCCGCAGGCCGCCTACATCACCGAGCAGTTCCCGGCCCGGCTGCGCTACGCCGGCAGCTCGCTGGCCTACACCCTCGCCGGTGTGATCGGCGGCGCCGTCGCACCGCTGATCTTCACGGCCCTGTACGCCGCCACGGGCAACTGGTACCTGATCGCGGGCTATCTCCTGCTGGCCTCCGTGGTGACCGTCGTAGGCCTGGCCCTCGGCCGGAACCCGCAGACCCAGGAAGAAGAGCGGCTCCTGCAGGAAGCCCGAGCCTGA
- a CDS encoding 5-oxoprolinase subunit PxpA produces MATIDLNSDVGESYGRWSLGDDTAMFRSVTSANVACGFHAGDPSVIRRTCREAVAAGVMIGAHVGYRDLAGFGRRFLDIDPNELADDVVYQIGALQALAAAEGGKVRYVKPHGGLYNAIVAHTAQAKAVVDAVRSVDPNLPILGLPGSEVLRLAEAAGLRAVTEAFADRAYNPDGTLVSRTLPGAVLMDPALVTEHVLRMAADSAVRTIDGSILKIRAESICVHGDSPGAVTMAAAVRKALSDAGIITAAFV; encoded by the coding sequence ATGGCAACCATCGACCTGAACAGCGACGTCGGGGAGTCCTACGGACGCTGGAGCCTGGGCGACGACACGGCAATGTTCCGTTCCGTCACGAGCGCCAATGTGGCCTGCGGTTTCCACGCCGGGGACCCGTCCGTGATCCGCCGGACCTGCCGTGAAGCGGTCGCCGCAGGCGTAATGATCGGCGCCCACGTCGGCTACCGCGACCTCGCCGGCTTCGGCCGCCGGTTCCTGGATATCGACCCGAACGAGCTGGCGGACGACGTCGTCTACCAGATCGGCGCGCTGCAGGCCCTGGCCGCAGCCGAGGGCGGCAAGGTCAGGTACGTGAAACCGCACGGCGGTCTGTACAACGCGATCGTCGCGCACACCGCGCAGGCGAAGGCCGTCGTCGACGCCGTACGGTCCGTCGACCCCAACCTCCCCATCCTGGGCCTGCCGGGCTCGGAAGTACTCCGGCTGGCCGAGGCCGCCGGGCTCCGCGCGGTGACCGAAGCCTTTGCAGACCGGGCCTACAACCCGGACGGCACCCTTGTTTCCCGGACCCTCCCCGGAGCCGTCCTGATGGATCCGGCGCTGGTCACCGAGCATGTCCTCCGGATGGCCGCCGATTCCGCCGTCCGCACCATTGACGGCTCCATCCTGAAGATCCGCGCCGAGAGCATCTGCGTCCACGGCGACTCCCCGGGAGCCGTCACCATGGCTGCCGCGGTGCGGAAGGCGCTCTCCGACGCCGGCATCATCACCGCCGCCTTCGTCTAA
- the gcvP gene encoding aminomethyl-transferring glycine dehydrogenase — MTVQSKSSAFADRHIGARRQSDVDAMLKTVGYDSVDGLVDVAVPDSIRQAKPLALPEALSEVEVLAELRRIASRNKTAVQMIGQGYYDTVTPAVIRRNILEAAAWYTAYTPYQPEISQGRLEALLNFQTMVQDLVGLPIANASLLDEATAVAEAVLMMRRANKNKEAHDGKTVLDADCLPQTIAIVKGRAEALGFEVEVADLSQGLPEGVINGIVLQQPGVSGRVFDHSAVIAEAKERGALVTVAADLLALTLITPPGEQGADIAVGSSQRFGVPLFFGGPHAAYMAVAKGLERSMPGRLVGVSKDNAGMPAYRLALQTREQHIRREKATSNICTAQALLAIVSSFYAVYHGPDGLKAIAERVHNNARSLATTLQVAGRELVTGTFFDTVTVRVPGKAAKVIAAAEARGINLRHIDDDTIGVSADETTTTEVLSAIAVAFGAGPVVDAKGFDLPQAVLRTSEYLQHPVFNTHRSETQLLRYIRRLSDRDLALDRTMIPLGSCTMKLNATAEMEAISWPEFASIHPFAPDSQTAGWRELIEDLEAQLTEITGYDQVSIQPNAGSQGELAGLLAIRGYHHSRGEAQRNICLIPASAHGTNAASAVLAGMKVVVVATSSDGTIDHADLTAKIELHKDALAAIMITYPSTHGVYDADVREVCDAVHAAGGQVYVDGANLNALVGLAQPGQFGGDVSHLNLHKTFCIPHGGGGPGVGPVAAKAHLAPFMPGDANKAAHEAGHGVAISASRFGSAGVLPISWAYVKLMGAEGLTEATKSALLAANYIAARLNEYFPVLYTGEGGLVAHECILDLRELTARTGVTAEDVAKRLIDYGFHAPTLAFPVAGTLMVEPTESEDLAEIDRFIDAMITIRAEIDQVANGDFTVEDSPLRNAPHTAAAVVSTGWARDYSREQAVFPVHHLKQDKYFPPVGRIDGAAGDRHLICSCPPLEDFEDHSDDAAN; from the coding sequence ATGACCGTTCAATCCAAATCCAGCGCTTTTGCCGACCGGCATATTGGCGCGCGCCGCCAGTCTGACGTCGACGCCATGCTCAAGACCGTCGGCTATGACAGCGTTGATGGCCTCGTGGACGTTGCCGTCCCCGACTCCATCCGCCAGGCAAAGCCGCTGGCTCTCCCCGAAGCCCTCAGCGAGGTCGAGGTCCTTGCGGAGCTGCGCAGGATTGCGTCCAGGAACAAGACGGCTGTACAGATGATCGGGCAGGGCTACTACGACACGGTCACCCCTGCGGTGATCCGCCGGAACATCCTGGAGGCCGCGGCCTGGTACACCGCGTACACCCCGTACCAGCCGGAGATCTCGCAGGGCCGGCTCGAGGCGCTGCTGAACTTCCAGACCATGGTCCAGGACCTGGTGGGCCTGCCGATCGCGAACGCGTCCCTGCTCGATGAAGCAACGGCGGTGGCCGAGGCCGTGCTGATGATGCGCCGCGCCAACAAGAACAAGGAAGCCCACGACGGCAAGACCGTCCTGGACGCCGACTGCCTCCCGCAGACCATCGCGATCGTCAAGGGCCGCGCCGAGGCCCTGGGCTTCGAGGTTGAGGTCGCGGACCTGTCCCAGGGCCTGCCGGAGGGCGTCATCAACGGCATTGTGCTGCAGCAGCCCGGCGTGTCCGGCCGGGTCTTCGACCACTCCGCCGTCATCGCCGAGGCCAAGGAGCGTGGTGCGCTCGTCACGGTCGCCGCCGACCTGCTCGCGCTGACCCTGATCACGCCTCCGGGTGAGCAGGGCGCCGACATCGCCGTCGGTTCCTCCCAGCGTTTCGGTGTCCCGTTGTTCTTCGGCGGCCCGCACGCGGCCTACATGGCGGTGGCGAAGGGCCTGGAGCGGTCCATGCCGGGCCGCCTGGTCGGCGTGTCCAAGGACAACGCCGGGATGCCCGCGTACCGCCTGGCCCTGCAGACCCGCGAGCAGCACATCCGCCGCGAGAAGGCCACGTCCAACATCTGCACCGCGCAGGCGCTGCTTGCCATCGTGTCCTCGTTCTACGCGGTCTACCACGGCCCGGACGGACTGAAGGCCATCGCCGAGAGGGTCCACAACAACGCCCGCAGCCTGGCCACCACCCTTCAGGTCGCCGGCCGCGAACTGGTCACCGGGACCTTCTTCGACACCGTCACGGTCCGCGTCCCGGGCAAGGCCGCCAAGGTCATCGCCGCCGCCGAAGCACGCGGCATCAACCTGCGCCACATCGACGACGACACCATCGGCGTCTCCGCTGATGAAACCACGACGACGGAGGTCCTCTCCGCCATCGCCGTCGCCTTCGGTGCCGGTCCGGTTGTCGACGCGAAGGGCTTTGACCTGCCCCAAGCAGTGCTCCGTACCTCCGAGTACCTGCAGCACCCGGTGTTCAACACGCACCGCTCCGAGACCCAGCTGCTGCGTTATATCCGCCGGCTTTCGGACCGTGACCTGGCGCTGGACCGCACCATGATTCCGCTGGGTTCGTGCACGATGAAGCTGAATGCCACCGCGGAGATGGAAGCGATTTCCTGGCCGGAGTTCGCCTCCATCCATCCGTTCGCCCCGGACTCCCAGACCGCCGGCTGGCGTGAGCTGATCGAGGACCTCGAAGCCCAGCTGACCGAGATCACCGGCTACGACCAGGTCTCCATCCAGCCGAACGCCGGTTCCCAGGGCGAGCTCGCGGGCCTGCTGGCCATCCGCGGCTACCACCACTCCCGCGGCGAGGCCCAGCGCAACATCTGCCTGATCCCGGCCTCCGCGCACGGCACCAACGCCGCGTCCGCGGTCCTGGCCGGCATGAAGGTCGTTGTGGTCGCGACGTCCTCGGACGGCACCATCGACCACGCCGACCTCACGGCCAAGATTGAGCTGCACAAGGACGCGTTGGCCGCCATCATGATCACCTACCCGTCCACCCACGGGGTCTACGACGCCGACGTCCGGGAGGTCTGCGACGCGGTGCATGCCGCCGGCGGCCAGGTCTACGTGGACGGCGCCAACCTCAACGCGCTCGTGGGCCTGGCCCAGCCGGGCCAGTTCGGCGGCGACGTCTCGCACCTGAACCTGCACAAGACCTTCTGCATCCCGCACGGCGGCGGCGGACCCGGCGTCGGCCCGGTCGCGGCCAAGGCCCACCTGGCACCGTTTATGCCCGGTGACGCGAACAAGGCAGCGCACGAGGCAGGCCACGGCGTGGCCATCAGCGCCTCCCGTTTCGGCTCCGCCGGTGTCCTGCCGATCTCCTGGGCGTACGTGAAGCTCATGGGCGCTGAAGGCCTGACCGAGGCCACCAAGTCCGCGCTCCTGGCGGCCAACTACATCGCGGCCCGGTTGAACGAGTACTTCCCGGTCCTGTACACCGGTGAGGGCGGACTCGTGGCGCACGAGTGCATCCTGGACCTGCGCGAACTGACCGCGAGGACCGGGGTCACGGCCGAGGACGTCGCCAAGCGCCTCATCGACTACGGCTTCCACGCCCCCACCCTGGCATTCCCGGTGGCCGGGACCCTGATGGTGGAGCCCACCGAGTCCGAGGACCTGGCCGAGATCGACCGCTTCATCGACGCGATGATCACCATCCGCGCCGAAATCGACCAGGTCGCCAACGGTGACTTCACCGTCGAGGACAGCCCGCTGCGCAACGCACCACACACCGCGGCCGCCGTCGTCAGCACCGGCTGGGCCCGTGACTACTCCCGCGAGCAGGCCGTCTTCCCGGTCCACCACCTCAAGCAGGACAAGTACTTCCCGCCCGTGGGCCGGATCGACGGCGCCGCCGGGGACCGCCACCTGATCTGCTCCTGCCCGCCCCTCGAAGACTTCGAGGACCACTCCGACGACGCCGCGAACTAA
- a CDS encoding GntR family transcriptional regulator — translation MTTSEAPAPGVTLGAAARLRVAVPSVADRVAAELRLQLAEGRLLPGTRLTESAIAEELGVSRNTVREAFAELAAERLVVRHPNRGVFVASLEPGDIHDVYTVRRAIEVSAIRGGGSPERIAAVRAAVQEGRAAAAVNDDEALGNANQHFHGAIVALAGSRRLDTIMSQVLAEMRLFFHKATLEADFYRGYLRDNEEICAALEASELDRAGDLLLAYLDRSEAKQSAVHGE, via the coding sequence ATGACGACTTCCGAAGCCCCCGCCCCGGGGGTAACCCTGGGCGCCGCCGCACGCCTCCGCGTCGCGGTCCCCTCGGTGGCGGACCGGGTGGCCGCTGAACTGCGCCTGCAGTTGGCGGAGGGAAGGCTGCTCCCGGGTACCAGGCTGACGGAATCAGCGATTGCGGAGGAGCTGGGCGTCTCCCGCAATACCGTCCGCGAGGCGTTTGCCGAACTCGCCGCCGAACGCCTTGTGGTCCGGCATCCCAACCGCGGGGTGTTTGTCGCGAGCCTGGAACCCGGCGATATCCACGATGTCTACACCGTGCGCCGGGCGATCGAAGTCAGTGCGATCCGCGGCGGCGGCAGCCCCGAGCGCATCGCTGCGGTCCGGGCGGCGGTGCAGGAAGGCCGCGCAGCGGCGGCCGTCAACGACGACGAGGCGCTCGGAAACGCAAACCAGCATTTCCACGGCGCCATCGTGGCGCTGGCCGGGAGCCGGCGGCTGGACACCATCATGTCCCAGGTGCTGGCCGAAATGCGGCTCTTCTTCCATAAGGCGACGCTGGAGGCGGACTTTTACCGCGGCTACCTGCGCGACAACGAGGAAATCTGCGCAGCACTGGAGGCCAGCGAACTGGACCGTGCCGGTGACCTGCTCCTCGCGTATCTGGACCGGTCCGAGGCGAAGCAGAGCGCCGTCCACGGGGAGTGA
- a CDS encoding L-serine ammonia-lyase: MAVGVFDLFSIGIGPSSSHTVGPMRAAAVFAEELRASGVLEKVASLRVDLYGSLAATGHGHGTMTAILLGLEGFHPEKILPEEVEDRLAAIAGTGTLQLAGALALPYGVKDMVLRPLTILPRHTNGMTFTVSDAGGQVLHTATFFSVGGGFIVREGEEDAALKELDASKQGLPLPFRTAAELLEHCASTGLSIGQVMLVNERASRTEAEIREGLLHIYSVMEGCVQVSLKREGLLPGGLKVRRRAPDWHERLMKEDKDRDPKYWQEWVNLIALAVNEENASGGRVVTAPTNGAAGIIPAVLYYALHFAPGMDQASQGDRDDVVVRFLLTAAAVGVLYKEQASISGAEVGCQGEVGSASSMAAAGLAEVMGGTPAQVENAAEIAMEHNLGLTCDPIGGLVQIPCIERNAIAAAKAINAAKMALWGDGTHRVSLDEVIVTMRETGKDMSSKYKETAMGGLAVNVVEC, from the coding sequence ATGGCTGTTGGCGTCTTTGATCTTTTTTCCATCGGAATAGGGCCCTCCAGTTCACACACGGTGGGCCCGATGCGGGCTGCTGCGGTGTTCGCCGAGGAACTCAGGGCCTCCGGGGTGCTGGAGAAGGTGGCGTCGCTGCGGGTTGACCTCTACGGTTCCCTCGCGGCAACGGGCCATGGCCACGGGACCATGACGGCGATCCTGCTGGGCCTGGAGGGTTTCCATCCCGAAAAGATCCTCCCGGAGGAGGTCGAGGACCGCCTCGCCGCGATCGCCGGGACCGGGACCCTGCAGCTGGCCGGTGCCCTAGCCCTGCCGTACGGGGTGAAGGACATGGTCCTGCGGCCGCTGACGATCCTGCCGCGGCATACCAACGGGATGACGTTCACCGTCTCGGACGCCGGCGGGCAGGTCCTGCATACGGCGACGTTCTTCTCCGTCGGCGGCGGCTTCATCGTCCGCGAGGGCGAAGAGGACGCGGCGCTGAAGGAACTCGACGCCTCCAAACAGGGCCTGCCGCTGCCCTTCCGGACCGCGGCGGAACTCCTGGAGCACTGCGCCTCCACGGGCCTGTCCATCGGGCAGGTCATGCTCGTGAACGAACGCGCCTCCCGGACCGAGGCCGAGATCCGTGAAGGCCTGCTGCACATCTACTCCGTCATGGAAGGCTGCGTGCAGGTCAGCCTCAAACGCGAAGGTTTGCTGCCCGGCGGGCTGAAGGTCCGCCGTCGTGCCCCTGACTGGCACGAACGGCTGATGAAAGAGGACAAGGACCGGGACCCGAAGTACTGGCAGGAATGGGTGAACCTGATCGCCCTGGCCGTGAACGAGGAAAACGCCTCCGGCGGCCGGGTGGTCACCGCCCCGACCAACGGCGCGGCCGGCATCATCCCGGCCGTCCTGTACTACGCGCTGCATTTCGCGCCCGGCATGGACCAGGCCAGCCAGGGGGACCGCGACGACGTTGTGGTCAGGTTCCTGCTGACCGCCGCCGCCGTCGGGGTGCTCTACAAGGAACAGGCGTCCATTTCGGGCGCCGAGGTCGGCTGCCAGGGCGAGGTCGGTTCGGCGTCCTCGATGGCGGCCGCGGGCCTGGCCGAGGTCATGGGCGGCACCCCCGCGCAGGTGGAAAACGCCGCGGAAATCGCGATGGAACACAACCTGGGCCTGACCTGCGACCCGATCGGCGGGCTCGTGCAGATCCCCTGCATCGAACGCAACGCGATCGCCGCCGCGAAGGCCATCAACGCCGCCAAAATGGCGCTCTGGGGCGACGGCACCCACCGGGTCTCCCTGGACGAGGTGATCGTGACCATGCGCGAAACCGGCAAGGACATGTCCTCCAAATACAAGGAAACCGCCATGGGCGGCCTCGCCGTCAACGTCGTCGAATGCTAA